The following nucleotide sequence is from Nocardioides daedukensis.
GGTAGTGGAGCAGCAACCAGATCGGGGCGATGGTGGCCAGGAGGGAGTCGAGTCGATCCATCAGACCGCCGTGTCCCGGGATGATCTGGGACATGTCCTTGATGCCCAGGTCACGCTTCATCACCGACTCGGTCAGGTCGCCGAGGGTGGCCATCACGACCGCGATCAGACCGAGCAGGACGCCGACCCACCAATCGCCGTCGAGCAGGTAGACGACCAGGGCCGTGCCGGCGGCCACGCAGGCGACCGCCGAGCCTGCGAATCCTTCCCAGGACTTCTTGGGAGAGATGACCGGGGCCATCGGGTGCTTGCCGAAGAGGACACCTGCGGCATAGCCGCCGGTGTCGGAGGCGACGGTGACCAGGATGAAGACGACGATGCCCTTGGCTCCCTCGTCCCAGCGGTCGAACCCGGTGGCGCCGCCCTCGGCGAGCATGAGCGCCACGAAGGAGCCGAGGAACGGCACGTAGACGAGGGTGAAGACCGAGGCCGTCGCCGTCTTCACATAGCCGTCGATCCCGCGGCGCAGCAGCCAGAGCATGGTCACCAGCGCGGAGACCGCGGTGGCGGTGACCAGGGCGTTGGCGCCCCAGAAGTAGGCCACCAGGACCATGACCACCCCGCCGAGCATCAGCGGCTGCTCGGGGAGGTCGACGTCCTTGGCCAGCAGGCCTTGGCGCAGCTCCCACACGGCCACGACCACGGCAATCGCGACGATGACCAGGAACGCGGTCTTCCAGAAGGCCAGCGACAGGGCGATGGCCGAGAGCAGCACCACCGCCGAGGCGACCGCTGCTGGAAGGTTGCGTCCGGCCCGGCCGTGGTCCTTGGCCGGGGTGTCGTTGCCCGGTTGCGTGGGCGATGTGGGAGTCGTCATGGATGTCGTCGCGTCGAGGTCTCAGACCTCGAGCAGTTCGGCTTCCTTGTTCTTCAGCATCTCGTCGATGGCGTCGGTGTGCTTCTTGGTCGAGGCGTCCAGCTTCTTCTCGGCGCCGGTGACGTCGTCCTTGCCGACCTCGCCGTCCTTCTCGAGCTTCTCGAGGGCCTGCTTGGCGGTACGGCGGATGTTGCGCACGGAGACGCGACCGTCCTCCGCCTTGCCCTTGGCGATCTTGATGTATTCCTTGCGGCGCTCCTCGGTCAGCTCGGGGAAGACGCAACGGAGCACCTTGCCGTCGTTGGCCGGGTTCACGCCGAGGTCGGAGTCGCGGATCGACCGCTCGATGCCCGCGATCGCGCTCATGTCGAACGGCGCGATCAGGATGGTGCGCGCGTCCTGGGAGGTGAAGGAGGCGAGCTGCTGGATCGGGGTCGGCGTGCCGTAGTAGTCGGCGACGAGCTTGGAGAACATGCTCGGGTTCGCCCGGCCGGCGCGGATGGCCGCGAACTCCTCGCGGGTCGCCTCGACCGACTTGCCCATCTTCGTGTCGGCATCTGACAGGACCTGGTTGATCACGGTTTCTCCTTGGTTCGCTCTTGCTCGGCGGCGCGCTGCTCGTTCAGGCGTGCGGGTTCAGGGGTGCTTCGGCGTGCTCGATCAGGCGTCGGCACTGACGAGCGTGCCAATCTTCTCACCCTGCACGACCCGGAGGATGTTCCCCTCGGGCTCCATGCCGAAGACGACCATCGGGAGCTTGTTCTCGCCGCACAGTGCGAAGGCGGTCTGGTCCATGATCCGCAGGCCCTGGGAGATGGCTTCCTTGTAGGTCACGTTGTCGAGCTTGACCGCGGTGGGGTCCTCGTGCGGATCGGCGGTGTAGACCCCGTCGACCCCGCTCTTGGCGACCAGGACGACGTCGCAGCGGCTCTCCAGGGCGCGCTGCACGGCGACGGTGTCGGTGGAGAAGAAGGGCATGCCCATGCCGGCGCCGAAGATGACGACGCGGCCCTTCTCCATGTGCCGGATGGCGCGGCGCGGGATGTAGGGCTCGGCGACCTGGCCCATCGTGATGGCCGTCTGGACCCGGGTGTCGATGCCTTCCTTCTCCAGGAAGTCCTGGAGCGCCAGGCAGTTCATCACGATGCCCAGCATGCCCATGTAGTCGGCCCGGACACGGTCCATGCCGCGCTGCTGCAGCTCGGCTCCGCGGAAGAAGTTGCCGCCGCCGGTGACGATCGCGATCTGGGTGCCGGCGCGGACGACGGTGGCGATCTCGCGCGCGACCTTCTGGACCACGTCGGGGTCGACCCCGACCTTCCCGCCGCCGAAAACCTCGCCCGAGAGCTTGAGGAGAACACGCTCGTATGTCACCGGATATCCCTTCGTTGCATGCGAAGAGGCCGGCCCGGCGATGATGTGGTGATCATGCTGGACCGGCCTCCTCATGGTCGTGCGGCTGTCAATGTGAAGCCGCGAGAAACCCTACAGGTTCCCGTGAGGCTCAGGCGCCGACCTCGAAGCGGGCGAACCGCGTCACGGTGGTGTTGGCGGCGTCGAGGACGTTCTTGACGCTCTTCTTCGACTCGGTGACCGACTCCTGCTCGAGCAGGACGATCTCCTTGAAGAAGCCACCCAGGCGACCTTCGACGATCTTGGCGACGGCAGCCTCGGGCTTGCCCTCCTCGAGGGTCTTCTTCTCGAGGACGTCCTTCTCGGCGGCGACGATGTCGGCCGGGACCTCGTCGCGGGTGAGGTACTGCGCCTTGAGCGCGGCAACCTGCATGGCGGCACCCTTGGCGGCGGCCTCGTCACCCTCGAACTCGACGAGCACGCCGACGGCGGGCGGCAGGTCGGCTGCGCGACGGTGCAGGTAGACGGTGGTGTTGCCGTCGAAGTAGGCGACCTCGCCCAGCTCGATCTTCTCGCCGATGGTGATGGCGAGTTGCTCGACGACCTCGCCGACGGTCTTGCCGTCGAGCGGAACGGCCTTGAGCGCCTCGATGTCGGCAGCCTTGGCCTCGTTGGCGGCGTCGGCGATGCGCTGCGCGGTGTTGATGAAGTCCGCGTTCTTCGCGACGAAGTCGGTCTCGCTCTTGAGGGAGACGATGGCGTTGCCCGAGCTGGCCACCAGGCCGGCGGAGGTCTCGCGCTCGGCGCCACGCGCGGCTGCCTTGGCAGCACCCTTCACGCGGAGCAGTTCGACTGCCTTGTCGAAGTCGCCGTCGGCCTCGTCGAGAGCCTTCTTGCAGTCCATCATGCCGGCGCTGGTGAGCTCGCGGAGCTTCTTGACGTCGGCGGCGGAGAAGTTAGCCATGGTCCTTCTTCCTCGAAGTTCGGTGTGGGTGTTCGGAATGTTCTGGAGGTGTCGCGTTGGTGCGATCTCGCGGGTCGTCCGGTGAACGACTCGGCGGCCGCGCCCGGTGGGCGCGGCCGCCGGTGAAGCGTTGCGAAGCTCGATCCGGACCTGGGCCCGGTTGGAGCCTCAGGCCTTGTCGTCGGCCTTGGTCTCGGCGTTCACGAAGCCAGCGGCCTCGGCGGCCTCGGCCGTCTTGAACCAGACCTCGGCGTTGGTACGGCCGTACCAGGGGCTGCTCGGGGCGTGGAACTTCATCGAGCCCTTGTTGCCCTTGATCTCGAAGCCCTCGGGAGCCGAGCCGTCCTCGTTGGCGGGAGCCGAGTCGGCAGGGGCCTCGTCGGCCTTCGCCTCGGTGGTCTCAGCCTTGGCCTCGGTGGCCTCCTCGGCGACAGCCTTGGCCTCGGTGGCCTCGGCAGCAGCGCCGGTGCCCTCGGTGGCCGGGGTGTCGGTGGCCTTGGCGTCGCCGCCGGTGGCCTCGACGGCAGCCTTGTCGGCGTCGCCCTGGAGCAGCTCGCGCTCCCAGTCGGCCAGCGGCTCGTCGGCGCCGGGGGTGGCGTCGCCGCCGGTCTTGGCGCCGGAGCGGGCGATGAGGCCCTCGGCCACGGCGTCAGCGACCACGCGGGTCAGCAGGCCGACCGCGCGGATGGCGTCGTCGTTGCCCGGGATCGGGAAGTCGACGAGGTCCGGGTCGCAGTTGGAGTCGAGGATGCCGATGATCGGGATCCGCAGCTTGCGGGCTTCCTCGACAGCCAGGTGCTCCTTGTTGGTGTCGACGATCCACACGGCCGAAGGCGTGCGGGTCATCTCGCGGATGCCACCAAGGGTCTTGTCCAGCTTGGTGCGCTCCCGCTTCATCTGGAGCAGTTCCTTCTTGGTGCGGTTGGAGCCCGCGACGTCGTCGAAGTCGATCTCGTCGAGCTCCTTGAGGCGGTTGATCCGCTGCGCGACCGTCTGGAAGTTGGTGAGCATGCCGCCGAGCCAACGCTGGTTGACGTAGGGCATGCCGACGCGGGTCGCCTGCTCGGCGATGGCCTCCTGCGCCTGCTTCTTGGTGCCGACGAACATGATGACGCCGCCCTTGGCGACGGTCTCCTTGACGAAGGCGTACGAGCGGTCGATGTAGGCCAGCGACTGCTGCAGGTCGATGATGTAGATGCCGTTGCGCTCGGTCATGATGAAGCGCTTCATCTTCGGGTTCCAGCGACGGGTCTGGTGTCCGAAGTGGACGCCGCTCTCGAGGAGCTGGCGCATGGTCACGACTGCCATGTGGTTCTACTTTCCTGTTGTGTGGCTCCACACCGATGCCGCCTGCCTTGTGCCCCGGTTCGCTCCGGAGAGGCAGGCCAGTGTTCGGCCAGCATTGTTTTCAGTTCGTTGCTCCCGACGGGTGCCGGTCGCCCTGACGCCGCGCGCGTTCCGACTCGGTCTTCGACCGACACTGAGGAACGTCGCCCACGGGCGCTCCCGCTCCCCTGATCGAGTCCTGGGGAGTGGGTCGTGGTCTGCGAGCGTGCGAAGTCAATCCACGGATGGATTGCGGTGATCAGAGTAGTCGAATCGGGAGGCTCCCGGCCAATCGAGCGGGGCCCTCTCCCTCGGTCTTCGGTGTGCCCGACCAGGGGCGGCCCGGATTTCGTCCACAGGGGCCGTTCTTGGAGGCGCTTTCCACAGGGTACGTCGGTCCTCCTCCCCCGACTCCCGGCGCCCGGCAAGGTGCTCCCATGCGGATCGTTGCCCTTCTCGGACTCCTTGTCGGAATGCTGCTGACGTGTGCCGTCGGCGGCGGGTCGGGCGCATTCGCCGACCCCGGTGGCGAGCAGCCCACACGAGGGGTGTGGCCGCTTGATCCACGTCCCGCTGTCGTCGGTGGATTCGCCCCTCCGACGGAGAAGTGGGGCGCCGGTCACCGAGGTGTGGATCTGAACGGCTCGGCAGGGCAGCCCGTGCGTGCGTCCCTGCCTGGCACGATCAGCTTTGCGGGGTCGATCGCGGGCCGTGGGGTGGTGAGCGTCGAGCACGGCGACACGCGCACGACGTACGAGCCGGTGGTGGCGAGTGTCGACGTCGGGGACCCGGTCAGCGCGGGTGAGGTGATCGGAAGGCTGGAGCTGCGCGGCTCTCACTGCCTGCCGGCGGCGTGCCTGCACTGGGGTTGGCTGCGCGGATCGGCATATCTCGATCCCCTTGACTTGGTCGGGGCGGCGCGCGTGCGCCTACTCCCCCCGGGTGGGCTGCCCGCCCCGACCTTGCCCAGTGAGATGAACGGCGAGTCTCCTGGTGGGGCTGCGTCGGTGGTCCCCGGCCTCGGAACGTTGTTGTGGCCGTCGAAGGCGGGTCAGTGACGAAGTTGCTGGTCCGACTCGCCTGCTGGTCCCGGCACGCGACTGACGCCTCAGGCGCGTGGGTGCGCCTGGCGGTAGGCCGAGCGGAGCCTCTCGGTCGTCACGTGGGTGTAGATCTGCGTGGTGGCCATGGAGGCGTGACCGAGGAGCTCCTGGACGGTCCGTAGGTCTGCGCCACCTTCGAGTAGATGCGTGGCGGCGGTGTGCCGAAGTCCGTGGGGCCCGATGTCGGGCGCACCGTCGACGTCGGCGATGCGCTTGTGCACCAGGGTGCGGACGGCACGCTGGTCGATCCGCTTCCCGCGCGTCCCGAGGAAGAGTGCCGGCCCGGCACCCTCCTGCTCGATGGCCGGCCTCGCTCGATCGATCCAGCGTTTGAGCGCAGCAGCCGCCGGCTGACCGAACGGCACCGTGCGCTCCTTGCGCCCCTTGCCGAGCACCCGGATGACGTTGCGGTCGAAGTCGACGTCGTCGATGTCGAGCCCGGTGAGCTCGCCGACCCGGATGCCGGTCGCATACATCAGCTCGAGAATGGCGACGTCGCGGACGCCGACGGGGCTGTCGTCGTCGGCCAGCGCGGCGGCCTGCTCGACGAGATCCTTGGCCTCGTCCGCGCGCAGCACGTCAGGGAGAGTCTTGTGCGCCTTGGGACTCGCCAGCAGCTTGCCCGCATCGCTGGCGGACCGCTCGGTGCGGGCCAGCCAAGCGGTGAAGACACGTACGGCTGTGGCCCGCCGGGCAATCGTCGTTCGCGACTTGCCCATGCTCTGTTGCTTGGCGAGCCAACTACGCAGGGTCCGCAGGTCGACTCCGGTCACGTCCTGGTGTCCGAGCTTCGCCGCGTGGGCGAGCATCGAGGCGATGTCGCCGGTGTAGGCGCGGACGGTGTGGCTGGTCAGGTCGCGCTCGGAGACCAGGTGGCGCTCGTAGTCGCCAAGGGTTCTCGCCATCGGCTCCGGAAGATGCTCCGGAACCTCATCTACTGACGCGCGTGACTCCACACCCGAAGACTAAGGGTGTGGAGTGCGCGGGTGGTGCCGGTCATCAGAAGGGTGGGGGCGTGTCGTCGAACTGTTCGACGATCGGTCTGCGCTGCCAGTCACGCTCCCCCGGTGGGACCGGCTCACCGGGCCGACGCGGAGCAGTGGCTGGGTCATCATCGTCGGTAATGTCCCAGGGCAGGAAATCGGTGGGTTGGAAGTCCGGGACCACCCGGGAACAGCCGCGTACGTCGTGGACGCGCGCCATCCGCTCGCGCATCCGCGCGACTCGTTGTCGAAGACGTTCCGGATCGATCCCCGGCGGGCCAGTGCCTGCCGTGTCCGGGCCGGTTCCGGCCAGATCGGGATCGCGGGTATCGAAACAACCGTTGTGGTCGTCGACCTCGCCGGGGAGCGTGACGTCCGCCGTACCGAGGTTGTCGCGGAAGTAGGTGCGACCGAAGGGCGAGTGCCACAGATAGGCACCCGGCTCCAGCACGTCATAGGACCAGGCGGTGTGGGTCTTGAGCCGATGGTGGCGACGACACAGCGGTGCGATGTTGCACGAGCAGGTCATGCCTCCGGCGCCGAACGGCACACCATGGTCGTGATCGCAGGCCACTGATGAGCGGTGGCACCACGGAAAGACGCAGCACGGACTGCGGCGATCGGCTTGGTCCGTGAGCCGATCGGGAATCTCGTAGCGTTCCACGTCGACGTGGTCACGGTCGTCGACGATCGGGAGCACCGTCACGGCAGTGTCCGTGCGCCCACACCAGTCGCGAATCATCTCGACGGAGATCGGCTTGGCACCACGCTCGATCCGGCCCACGTGTCCGCCGCCGAGACCGCTCAGCGCCGCATCGGCCAGGTGCAGCACGATCGTCATCTTCTTGCGACGCTCTCGTGGCGTCTTCCCCTCCGACTCACCGCTCCCCTCGAGAAGGTCGAGCGCGCGGCCCGGATCGGCCAAGATGCCGATCGCCAGCGCACGGCGTACGTCCAGCGGCTCCTCGCAGCCGGCCTCCTTCAGCAGGTGCGCCAACTTCGAGACGGTGTCATTGAAGTCCAAGGCGTCCTTCAGGTCGGCCTCGATGATCATCGTGGCGACGCCGTTGGCGGAGATGTCCTTGAGCAGTCTCACCTGCCGCCTGTCGAGCGCGTCGAGGCGCTCGCGCTCACGCTCCTCCGGATAGAGCGCCAGCATCGCCTCGTCGAGCAATTTCGCCAGGGTGATCAGCCCGACCTTGTGGGCGATGGCCCATACGTGCTCGTCCACGTAAGTGGCCACGTCGACGGGATGGTTCAGCGTGACGTCTGCGATGCGCCGGGCCCGCCATGCCGTCAGCTCTCCGCTCAGCACGCGCGACCAGGTCCTCGGCAGGCGGTGGCGCAGCTCCAGGCACTGGTCGAAGAAGTGATCGGAGAACGAGGGCGGGATGCCGACACTCAGCGCGAACTCGGCCGTGCTGTCCCATGCCACCGCCGGACGCGCCGAGTGCGCATCAGACTCGCGACCACTCGCCTCATCGCGGGCACCCGGAGCAGGGTCGTCCCCCTCCGGCGCTGGGTGCAGGTCTGCCCATTGCACGGCGCGCATGAGGATGCCGCGCTCGGCATCGTCGGCCACCCTGCGCAGTCGCGCCGCGTCCCCGAGAACCGCGTCAGCGGTCTCACATGTGGGGAGTTCAGAGGCCGGGTTCATGACCCGATTTTAGGTCGAACGTTTGTTCGTCGACAAGGCCTTCTGGCAATCTGTGGAGAACTATTTTCGCAGGTCAGAGGGAGGTTTGGACCTCCCGGCCACTATCACGAGCCACCGACAGGATCGGCCTACAACCGCAACCCCAGGTCAGGCTCCGCGCCGTCCGGGTAGCCAATCTCGGCGATCTTCCAATCGCCGTTGGTGATCGTCACATCCACCAACCAGCGTTGCTGCTCTCCCTCGAATTCGAAGAGTTCGTCGTCTGCGGACTTGCGGGCCCGCCCAGCGCTGACCTGGATCGTCACGTCATATCGAATCCCAGCGGACTCCGTCGTGCCGAGCATCTCGATCGAGGTCACGGTGTGTGCTTGTCCGTCAGTTTTCTGGGTGCCGCCGGCGGCATGGAACTCCTCGATAGCGCCCACCGTCGCGGCGCAGGCGAGGCACCCGGGATCTGCCATCAATTTCAGCTTTGTGGTGTCTCCTGTATGGCCGGCCACCCCGCTCTCGATGAAATAGGCGGTGACGAAGGCGGCGCCGCTTACCTCGCTGGCTCGATGAGTGCCCGGAGAAATGCCCGGCATGCGCGAGTCATCGTGATTCGACGGCAGCGCATCGGTCCCCAACAACCGCCACTTCGAATCCTCGTCGTCTGCGCAGCCAGTCATTGACACCGCCATCATCGTTGCGACGATGGGGGCGGCACACCACCGGCGCACCTTCCCCATCGACACACACTGAATGACAGTCGCAGCGAGCCCAACGAAACCTTGTCCGACTGAAGTCATCTGATCGTCCTCTTCCCGAGATGACGCCGGAACGTCGGCGTCTCGCAGCAGCGTAGGAGGATCCGCACTCCCCCGGGACGCCTCAGCGGCTTCCTGTGGATAACTCGGGAGACGACCTCCAAGCTCCCCGCTCACTCATTTCCACTCCGCTGCCTCGGACGGAGAAGGCGCACATACCCAAGAGCCGACAAGCATTAAGACTACGGCGGCCCCTTTCACTGGGCCGTCACCTGACTTATCCGCCACTTGCCCTGATCCTTGACCAAGACAAACTCCCAATGCCGATTGACGGCCTCGAAATTCTTGAGTGGGGCCCCAGCTTTCAAAGTCATCTTCGCAGCGGAACTGCGAACTGTGCACTCGACGCGCGTTTTGCCATCTGGTCCTTCGACTGCCGGCTGCATGCCGACGATCTTGTGTGCGTCCCCCTCGGGGACGATCTCCCCGCCGCTTTTGTAGATGTCCTCAAGGTCCTTGGCAAAGAACTCGCAAAACTCACAGTCCTTCAGGCTTAGCCGTCGCAGTCTGGCTGTGTCACCGGACGTCGTGGCGTCCGAGTACAGGGAGATCCACAGCCTGCTGAAGGTAGCGGGGGTGATCTCGTCCGCCGGTCGATCTTCCGGTAGTGCGGCCGCGTTCGGGGATGACGCCGACGCCGACGGACTCGGCGAGCCGGGCTCGTCGGTCTTCGAGTCCTTGTCCCCGCACGCCGCAAGCACCAACAAGGACAGGCATGCGAGTCCGA
It contains:
- a CDS encoding phosphatidate cytidylyltransferase, producing MTTPTSPTQPGNDTPAKDHGRAGRNLPAAVASAVVLLSAIALSLAFWKTAFLVIVAIAVVVAVWELRQGLLAKDVDLPEQPLMLGGVVMVLVAYFWGANALVTATAVSALVTMLWLLRRGIDGYVKTATASVFTLVYVPFLGSFVALMLAEGGATGFDRWDEGAKGIVVFILVTVASDTGGYAAGVLFGKHPMAPVISPKKSWEGFAGSAVACVAAGTALVVYLLDGDWWVGVLLGLIAVVMATLGDLTESVMKRDLGIKDMSQIIPGHGGLMDRLDSLLATIAPIWLLLHYLVF
- the frr gene encoding ribosome recycling factor, translating into MNQVLSDADTKMGKSVEATREEFAAIRAGRANPSMFSKLVADYYGTPTPIQQLASFTSQDARTILIAPFDMSAIAGIERSIRDSDLGVNPANDGKVLRCVFPELTEERRKEYIKIAKGKAEDGRVSVRNIRRTAKQALEKLEKDGEVGKDDVTGAEKKLDASTKKHTDAIDEMLKNKEAELLEV
- the pyrH gene encoding UMP kinase, producing MTYERVLLKLSGEVFGGGKVGVDPDVVQKVAREIATVVRAGTQIAIVTGGGNFFRGAELQQRGMDRVRADYMGMLGIVMNCLALQDFLEKEGIDTRVQTAITMGQVAEPYIPRRAIRHMEKGRVVIFGAGMGMPFFSTDTVAVQRALESRCDVVLVAKSGVDGVYTADPHEDPTAVKLDNVTYKEAISQGLRIMDQTAFALCGENKLPMVVFGMEPEGNILRVVQGEKIGTLVSADA
- the tsf gene encoding translation elongation factor Ts, yielding MANFSAADVKKLRELTSAGMMDCKKALDEADGDFDKAVELLRVKGAAKAAARGAERETSAGLVASSGNAIVSLKSETDFVAKNADFINTAQRIADAANEAKAADIEALKAVPLDGKTVGEVVEQLAITIGEKIELGEVAYFDGNTTVYLHRRAADLPPAVGVLVEFEGDEAAAKGAAMQVAALKAQYLTRDEVPADIVAAEKDVLEKKTLEEGKPEAAVAKIVEGRLGGFFKEIVLLEQESVTESKKSVKNVLDAANTTVTRFARFEVGA
- the rpsB gene encoding 30S ribosomal protein S2 yields the protein MAVVTMRQLLESGVHFGHQTRRWNPKMKRFIMTERNGIYIIDLQQSLAYIDRSYAFVKETVAKGGVIMFVGTKKQAQEAIAEQATRVGMPYVNQRWLGGMLTNFQTVAQRINRLKELDEIDFDDVAGSNRTKKELLQMKRERTKLDKTLGGIREMTRTPSAVWIVDTNKEHLAVEEARKLRIPIIGILDSNCDPDLVDFPIPGNDDAIRAVGLLTRVVADAVAEGLIARSGAKTGGDATPGADEPLADWERELLQGDADKAAVEATGGDAKATDTPATEGTGAAAEATEAKAVAEEATEAKAETTEAKADEAPADSAPANEDGSAPEGFEIKGNKGSMKFHAPSSPWYGRTNAEVWFKTAEAAEAAGFVNAETKADDKA
- a CDS encoding M23 family metallopeptidase, with product MRIVALLGLLVGMLLTCAVGGGSGAFADPGGEQPTRGVWPLDPRPAVVGGFAPPTEKWGAGHRGVDLNGSAGQPVRASLPGTISFAGSIAGRGVVSVEHGDTRTTYEPVVASVDVGDPVSAGEVIGRLELRGSHCLPAACLHWGWLRGSAYLDPLDLVGAARVRLLPPGGLPAPTLPSEMNGESPGGAASVVPGLGTLLWPSKAGQ
- a CDS encoding tyrosine recombinase XerC codes for the protein MARTLGDYERHLVSERDLTSHTVRAYTGDIASMLAHAAKLGHQDVTGVDLRTLRSWLAKQQSMGKSRTTIARRATAVRVFTAWLARTERSASDAGKLLASPKAHKTLPDVLRADEAKDLVEQAAALADDDSPVGVRDVAILELMYATGIRVGELTGLDIDDVDFDRNVIRVLGKGRKERTVPFGQPAAAALKRWIDRARPAIEQEGAGPALFLGTRGKRIDQRAVRTLVHKRIADVDGAPDIGPHGLRHTAATHLLEGGADLRTVQELLGHASMATTQIYTHVTTERLRSAYRQAHPRA
- a CDS encoding HNH endonuclease signature motif containing protein, with protein sequence MNPASELPTCETADAVLGDAARLRRVADDAERGILMRAVQWADLHPAPEGDDPAPGARDEASGRESDAHSARPAVAWDSTAEFALSVGIPPSFSDHFFDQCLELRHRLPRTWSRVLSGELTAWRARRIADVTLNHPVDVATYVDEHVWAIAHKVGLITLAKLLDEAMLALYPEERERERLDALDRRQVRLLKDISANGVATMIIEADLKDALDFNDTVSKLAHLLKEAGCEEPLDVRRALAIGILADPGRALDLLEGSGESEGKTPRERRKKMTIVLHLADAALSGLGGGHVGRIERGAKPISVEMIRDWCGRTDTAVTVLPIVDDRDHVDVERYEIPDRLTDQADRRSPCCVFPWCHRSSVACDHDHGVPFGAGGMTCSCNIAPLCRRHHRLKTHTAWSYDVLEPGAYLWHSPFGRTYFRDNLGTADVTLPGEVDDHNGCFDTRDPDLAGTGPDTAGTGPPGIDPERLRQRVARMRERMARVHDVRGCSRVVPDFQPTDFLPWDITDDDDPATAPRRPGEPVPPGERDWQRRPIVEQFDDTPPPF
- a CDS encoding DUF6318 family protein; translated protein: MGKVRRWCAAPIVATMMAVSMTGCADDEDSKWRLLGTDALPSNHDDSRMPGISPGTHRASEVSGAAFVTAYFIESGVAGHTGDTTKLKLMADPGCLACAATVGAIEEFHAAGGTQKTDGQAHTVTSIEMLGTTESAGIRYDVTIQVSAGRARKSADDELFEFEGEQQRWLVDVTITNGDWKIAEIGYPDGAEPDLGLRL
- a CDS encoding DUF6318 family protein, translated to MRHGLVGLACLSLLVLAACGDKDSKTDEPGSPSPSASASSPNAAALPEDRPADEITPATFSRLWISLYSDATTSGDTARLRRLSLKDCEFCEFFAKDLEDIYKSGGEIVPEGDAHKIVGMQPAVEGPDGKTRVECTVRSSAAKMTLKAGAPLKNFEAVNRHWEFVLVKDQGKWRISQVTAQ